Proteins from one Mixophyes fleayi isolate aMixFle1 chromosome 9, aMixFle1.hap1, whole genome shotgun sequence genomic window:
- the TRAF2 gene encoding TNF receptor-associated factor 2, which produces MAAATASIASPPGSLDLNQPGFKKEILGTKLEGKYLCSDCKNILRRPFQAQCGHRYCSYCLRKIISTGPKSCSACLQEGIFEEGVSILESTSAFPDNAARREVESLPSVCNNSGCTWGGTIKEYEATHEGKCPFMLVPCPACKALIRANDRDWHNERECPERKLNCRYCKLSFYFPDIKAHDEICPKFPMTCDGCGKKKIPREKFQDHVKSCGRCKLPCRYLVAGCMEMVENDKFLEHENKFLPDHLAKVWEYVVQHRKDVNDISHHLGAMSVQGSSTPFTSLVSTAAAEPPKFTDMLRQFDALDKKSTILENIVCVLNREIERASMTTEEVVKHRRSDQEKIDSLNNKVRQLERTLGQKDLQLADMETRLQESELSTFDGIFVWKITEFAKKRQDAMIGRCPAMFSAPFYTNKYGYKMCLRIYLNGDGTGRGTHLSLFFVVMKGPNDALLRWPFNQKVTLMLLDQNNREHIIDAFRPDITSSSFQRPVSEMNIASGCPLFCPLSKLEGKNSYIREDTIFIKVIVDLNGL; this is translated from the exons ATGGCTGCTGCAACAGCATCAATTGCATCCCCGCCTGGTTCGCTAGACTTAAACCAGCCGGGATTCAAGAAAGAAATACTCGGGACCAAGCTAGAAGGGAAATACCTCTGCTCAGACTGCAAGAACATCCTTAGGAGACCGTTCCAGGCACAGTGCGGGCATAGGTACTGCTCATACTGCCTGAGGAAGATCATTAG CACTGGACCTAAGAGTTGCTCTGCGTGTCTCCAAGAAGGTATATTCGAGGAAGGCGTCTCTATTTTAGAAAGTACCTCG GCATTTCCAGACAATGCAGCGCGCCGAGAGGTGGAGAGTCTGCCCTCTGTCTGCAACAACAGCGGATGCACCTGGGGGGGGACAATCAAGGAGTATGAG GCCACCCATGAAGGGAAGTGCCCGTTCATGCTTGTGCCCTGCCCGGCGTGCAAAGCATTAATCAGAGCGAATGACCGAGACTGGCACAACGAGCGAGAGTGCCCCGAACGGAAACTGAACTGCCGATACTGCAAGCTGTCTTTCTACTTCCCCGATATCAAG GCCCATGATGAAATCTGTCCCAAGTTCCCCATGACATGTGATGGCTGCGGGAAAAAGAAGATACCCCGAGAAAAG TTCCAGGACCATGTAAAGTCTTGTGGCCGCTGTAAATTGCCGTGTCGGTACCTAGTGGCTGGGTGCATGGAGATG GTGGAGAACGATAAGTTCTTAGAACATGAAAATAAGTTTTTGCCTGATCATTTGGCTAAAGTGTGGGAATACGTTGTGCAGCACAGAAAGGATGTGAATGACATCTCCCACCACCTGGGTGCCATGTCTGTGCAGGGCAGCTCCACTCCTTTCACCAGCCTGGTCTCGACGGCTGCTGCCGAGCCCCCCAAGTTCACAGACATGCTGAGGCAATTTGACGCCCTGGACAAAAAGAGCACGATACTGGAGAACATTGTCTGCGTCCTgaacagagagatagagagggcCAGCATGACCACCGAGGAGGTCGTGAAGCATCGGAGGTCTGACCAGGAGAAAATAGACTCCCTGAACAACAAG GTGCGTCAGCTGGAGCGCACACTGGGCCAGAAGGATCTGCAGCTGGCAGATATGGAGACACGGCTACAGGAATCAGAACTTTCCACCTTTGATGGAATCTTTGTGTGGAAAATTACAGAGTTTGCCAAGAAACGTCAGGATGCCATGATAGGACGCTGCCCGGCAATGTTCTCAGCTC CTTTCTACACCAACAAGTACGGCTACAAGATGTGTCTGCGGATCTACCTGAACGGAGACGGCACTGGCCGGGGAACGCACCTATCACTCTTCTTTGTGGTGATGAAGGGTCCGAACGATGCTTTACTGCGGTGGCCATTTAACCAGAAA GTCACCTTGATGTTGCTGGACCAGAACAATCGAGAACATATCATAGATGCCTTCAGACCGGACATAACCTCCTCGTCTTTCCAGAGGCCAGTAAGCGAAATGAATATAGCTAGCGGGTGTCCCCTCTTCTGTCCTCTCTCCAAGCTGGAGGGCAAAAATTCTTACATCCGGGAGGATACTATTTTCATCAAAGTGATAGTGGACCTCAACGGGCTCTGA